One genomic window of Ruminococcus gauvreauii includes the following:
- a CDS encoding SAM-dependent methyltransferase, whose product MNDYQLKPIGKVKNDHNGAFIELEPEYIPGLQALEGFSHINVVWWFSDCDNQSDRKILQTEQPYKNAPSVMGVFATRSPARPNPIALTTSEIISIDLNRGIIRLTFIDANDSTPVLDIKPYTPSFDRVETPGVPVWCSEWPRSTEASGYFNWEQVFNF is encoded by the coding sequence ATGAACGATTATCAATTAAAACCTATTGGAAAGGTAAAGAATGATCACAACGGAGCATTTATAGAATTAGAGCCGGAATATATTCCCGGACTGCAAGCATTGGAAGGATTTAGTCATATCAATGTAGTGTGGTGGTTCAGTGATTGTGATAATCAATCAGACAGAAAGATACTACAAACCGAACAGCCCTATAAAAATGCACCATCAGTAATGGGCGTTTTCGCCACAAGGTCGCCCGCCCGTCCTAACCCTATTGCTTTAACAACATCAGAAATTATCAGTATTGATCTTAACAGGGGAATTATTCGGCTTACTTTTATTGACGCGAACGACAGCACTCCCGTATTGGATATAAAGCCATATACGCCGAGTTTTGACAGAGTGGAGACCCCCGGCGTTCCCGTATGGTGCAGTGAATGGCCGAGAAGCACAGAAGCGTCCGGCTACTTTAATTGGGAACAAGTATTCAATTTCTAA
- a CDS encoding GNAT family N-acetyltransferase, translating into MKLQDYIQNKPILDTERLLLRPLQYDDIDDLKEWLGDKSLYQYWGKRPGKSDLNPELLFQKKERPTKSFHWGIVYKKDNKVIGEMWVYLIENDRMAKVAFRLSPIYQGNGFMAEALTEVVIFCFEKTELRRLWTDVHVLNIASYKTLEKAGFKREGHIRDGKMVNTYCDYYLYGMTRTDYYETKGMAQLQNG; encoded by the coding sequence ATGAAACTACAAGATTATATTCAGAACAAACCGATACTTGATACAGAAAGGCTCCTATTACGTCCTTTGCAGTATGATGATATTGATGATTTGAAAGAATGGTTGGGTGACAAATCGTTGTATCAATATTGGGGGAAACGTCCCGGAAAAAGTGACTTAAACCCGGAATTGTTATTTCAAAAAAAGGAACGACCTACAAAGAGCTTTCATTGGGGAATTGTTTATAAAAAGGACAATAAAGTAATTGGTGAGATGTGGGTATATCTCATTGAAAATGATCGTATGGCAAAGGTGGCGTTCCGGCTTTCCCCGATTTATCAAGGAAACGGTTTTATGGCAGAAGCATTAACTGAAGTAGTGATTTTCTGTTTTGAAAAAACAGAATTGCGACGATTATGGACTGATGTCCATGTTCTAAATATCGCGTCATATAAAACACTGGAAAAAGCAGGGTTTAAGCGTGAGGGACATATCCGCGACGGTAAAATGGTGAATACCTATTGCGATTACTATTTATATGGTATGACGAGAACCGATTATTATGAAACAAAGGGTATGGCACAGCTGCAAAACGGGTAA
- a CDS encoding ABC transporter ATP-binding protein, protein MEEIISVKQLSKSYGRLNAVQGLDLSVTQGSVFGLLGANGAGKSTTIECMLGTRKPDAGTVSILGMDPLLQRKQLFENVGVQFQEANYQDKVTVSELCEVTQSLYKNAADYGELLKQFGIFDKAKSMVKELSGGQRQKLFIVLALIPQPKVVFLDELTTGLDAKARREVWKILSDLKEKGLTIFLTSHFMDEVEALCDTICILKRGKAVFYGTVEEAIAGSPYDKFEDAYLWYSDEGVSENENI, encoded by the coding sequence ATGGAAGAAATCATCAGCGTAAAACAACTTTCAAAATCTTATGGCAGATTGAATGCCGTGCAGGGCCTGGATTTGTCAGTAACACAAGGTTCGGTCTTCGGGTTGCTTGGGGCAAACGGTGCAGGAAAAAGCACCACAATCGAATGTATGTTAGGCACAAGAAAACCCGATGCAGGTACGGTTTCCATTTTAGGGATGGACCCACTCCTGCAAAGAAAACAGCTTTTTGAAAATGTCGGTGTTCAATTCCAGGAAGCGAATTATCAAGATAAAGTGACGGTTTCCGAATTGTGCGAAGTAACACAGTCACTCTATAAGAATGCTGCAGATTATGGGGAACTTCTGAAACAGTTTGGCATCTTTGATAAAGCAAAAAGTATGGTAAAGGAGCTTTCAGGAGGACAGCGGCAAAAGCTGTTTATTGTTTTGGCTTTGATACCGCAGCCTAAAGTTGTTTTTCTGGACGAGCTGACCACGGGGCTTGACGCAAAAGCCAGACGAGAGGTATGGAAAATCTTATCTGACCTCAAAGAAAAAGGACTGACCATTTTTCTGACCTCGCATTTTATGGATGAGGTAGAAGCATTATGCGACACAATCTGCATACTAAAAAGGGGGAAAGCCGTCTTTTATGGAACAGTAGAAGAAGCCATTGCAGGCAGTCCTTATGACAAATTTGAAGATGCGTACTTATGGTATTCTGACGAGGGGGTAAGCGAAAATGAGAACATTTAA
- a CDS encoding ABC transporter permease, producing the protein MRTFKTILKNEMKLSLRDMNMVIFAICIPLVVLIILGVIYGDKPAFEGAEYTFLDQSFGALSTIAICSGGVMGLPLVVSDYRSRKILKRFKVTPVSPVMILTVQVAIYIIYSVASLALLYIVSTLFFGFHLLGSLPAFLGGYILVMLSIFSIGMMVGGISPNSQTASVIASLLYFPMLIFSGATLPYEEMPSALQKIADILPLTQGIKILKAASLGLPIENIFVPLIVMAVLAVICIGVSFRFFRWE; encoded by the coding sequence ATGAGAACATTTAAAACAATACTGAAAAACGAAATGAAACTGTCCCTGAGGGATATGAACATGGTCATATTTGCAATCTGTATTCCACTCGTGGTTTTGATTATACTTGGCGTTATTTACGGCGACAAACCAGCTTTTGAAGGTGCAGAGTACACATTTCTCGATCAGTCCTTTGGAGCGTTGTCAACGATTGCGATTTGTTCAGGCGGCGTTATGGGGTTGCCTCTTGTGGTATCCGATTACCGAAGCAGAAAGATATTGAAACGCTTTAAGGTCACTCCTGTCAGCCCCGTAATGATTTTAACGGTGCAGGTGGCGATTTACATAATTTATTCCGTTGCATCGCTTGCATTGCTCTATATAGTATCAACGCTCTTTTTTGGCTTCCACCTGCTTGGTTCTCTGCCTGCTTTCCTTGGCGGATATATATTGGTAATGCTCTCCATATTCAGCATCGGAATGATGGTTGGGGGAATATCTCCCAACTCTCAGACAGCGAGCGTAATTGCAAGCCTGCTCTATTTCCCAATGCTTATTTTTTCTGGAGCAACCCTGCCGTATGAGGAAATGCCGAGTGCATTGCAAAAGATAGCGGATATTCTGCCTTTGACACAGGGGATAAAGATTTTGAAAGCTGCTTCGTTAGGACTTCCAATCGAAAATATTTTTGTTCCGCTTATTGTCATGGCGGTACTTGCTGTCATTTGTATCGGTGTGTCTTTTCGCTTTTTCAGATGGGAGTAA